From the genome of Streptomyces sp. V1I1, one region includes:
- a CDS encoding GNAT family N-acetyltransferase has protein sequence MEPITLTTERLLLRTFTTDDTEAVYQACQDPDIQRWTTVPSPYERQHAADFTGQMVPDGWHSGTMCTFAVLPRAGGPLMASVAVTLRTLSGTWEIGFWTAKEHRGRGIMAETVGAVAHWAFAGLGATRLEWRAEVGNAGSRAVAEKAGFVVEGALRAALLNKDTLRDTWVGALLPSDLGLTSTHPYLPTRS, from the coding sequence ATGGAGCCGATCACCCTCACCACCGAGCGCCTGCTGCTGCGCACGTTCACGACCGACGATACGGAGGCGGTGTACCAGGCCTGCCAGGATCCCGACATCCAGCGGTGGACGACGGTTCCCTCGCCTTACGAGCGGCAGCACGCGGCCGACTTCACCGGGCAGATGGTGCCGGACGGCTGGCACTCCGGAACGATGTGCACCTTCGCGGTACTGCCGCGCGCGGGCGGCCCGCTGATGGCGTCGGTCGCGGTGACCCTGCGCACTTTGTCGGGCACCTGGGAGATCGGCTTCTGGACGGCCAAGGAGCACCGCGGGCGCGGCATCATGGCGGAGACCGTGGGGGCCGTGGCGCACTGGGCCTTCGCCGGGCTGGGCGCGACGCGCCTCGAGTGGCGGGCGGAGGTGGGCAACGCGGGCTCGCGGGCCGTCGCCGAGAAAGCCGGCTTCGTCGTCGAGGGGGCGCTGCGCGCGGCCCTGCTCAACAAGGACACCCTCAGGGACACCTGGGTGGGCGCTCTACTCCCGTCCGACCTGGGACTGACGAGCACCCATCCGTATCTCCCGACCCGGAGCTGA
- the secA gene encoding preprotein translocase subunit SecA gives MSVFNKLMRAGEGKILRKLHRIADQVNSIEEDFVNLSDAELRALTDEYKERYADGESLDDLLPEAFATVREAAKRVLGQRHYDVQMMGGAALHLGYVAEMKTGEGKTLVGTLPAYLNALSGKGVHLITVNDYLAERDSEMMGRVHKFLGLSVGCILANMTPAQRREQYNCDITYGTNNEFGFDYLRDNMAWSKDELVQRGHNYAVVDEVDSILVDEARTPLIISGPADQATKWYGDFAKLVTRLTKGEAGNPLKGIEETGDYEVDEKKRTVAIHESGVAKVEDWLGIDNLYESVNTPLVGYLNNAIKAKELFKNDKDYVVIDGEVMIVDEHTGRILAGRRYNEGMHQAIEAKEGVDIKDENQTLATITLQNFFRLYGKLSGMTGTAMTEAAEFHQIYKLGVVPIPTNKPMVRKDQSDLIYRTEVAKFAAVVDDIAEKHEKGQPILVGTTSVEKSEYLSQQLNKRGVQHEVLNAKQHDREATIVAQAGRKGAVTVATNMAGRGTDIKLGGNPDDLAEAELRQRGLDPVEHVEEWAAALPAALERAEEAVRAEHDEVTDLGGLYVLGTERHESRRIDNQLRGRSGRQGDPGESRFYLSLGDDLMRLFKAQMVERVMSMANVPDDVPIENKMVTRAIASAQSQVEQQNFETRKNVLKYDEVLNRQREVIYAERRRVLEGEDLHEQVRHFMDDTIDAYIQAETVEGFAEEWDLDRLWGAFKQLYPVKATIEELEEAAGDRAGITAEFIAESIKDDVHEQYDEREKQLGSDIMRELERRVVLSVLDRKWREHLYEMDYLQEGIGLRAMAQKDPLVEYQREGFDMFTAMMEGIKEESVGYLFNLEVQVEQQVEEVPVQDAAERTSLAKEDAVPAGASRPEIRAKGLDAPQRPDRLHFSAPTVDGEGGVVEGDFDSDGQPARSDSDGLTRAERRKAQKGGGRRRKK, from the coding sequence GTGTCCGTCTTCAACAAGCTCATGCGTGCAGGCGAAGGCAAGATCCTGCGCAAACTGCACCGCATCGCGGACCAGGTCAACTCCATCGAAGAGGACTTCGTCAACCTCTCCGACGCCGAGTTGCGGGCGCTCACAGACGAATACAAGGAGCGCTACGCCGACGGCGAAAGTCTGGACGACCTGCTCCCCGAGGCGTTCGCGACCGTCCGCGAGGCCGCCAAGCGCGTCCTCGGTCAGCGTCACTACGACGTACAGATGATGGGCGGCGCCGCGCTGCACCTCGGTTACGTCGCCGAGATGAAGACCGGTGAGGGCAAGACCCTCGTCGGCACGCTGCCCGCGTACCTCAACGCCCTCTCGGGCAAGGGCGTCCACCTGATCACGGTCAATGACTATCTGGCCGAGCGCGACTCCGAGATGATGGGCCGCGTCCACAAGTTCCTGGGCCTGAGCGTCGGCTGCATCCTCGCCAACATGACTCCGGCGCAACGTCGCGAACAGTACAACTGCGACATTACGTACGGCACGAACAACGAGTTCGGCTTCGACTACCTGCGCGACAACATGGCTTGGTCCAAGGACGAGCTCGTCCAGCGCGGCCACAACTACGCCGTCGTCGACGAGGTGGACTCGATCCTCGTCGACGAGGCCCGTACGCCGCTGATCATCTCCGGCCCCGCCGACCAGGCCACCAAGTGGTACGGCGACTTCGCCAAGCTGGTCACGCGCCTGACCAAGGGCGAGGCGGGCAACCCGCTCAAGGGCATCGAGGAGACCGGCGACTACGAGGTCGACGAGAAGAAGCGGACCGTCGCCATCCATGAGTCGGGTGTCGCGAAGGTCGAGGACTGGCTGGGCATCGACAACCTCTACGAGTCGGTGAACACCCCCCTTGTCGGGTACCTGAACAACGCGATCAAGGCCAAGGAACTCTTCAAGAACGACAAGGACTACGTCGTCATCGACGGCGAAGTCATGATCGTCGACGAGCACACCGGCCGTATCCTCGCCGGCCGCCGCTACAACGAGGGCATGCACCAGGCGATCGAGGCGAAGGAAGGGGTGGACATCAAGGACGAGAACCAGACCCTCGCCACGATCACCCTGCAGAACTTCTTCCGCCTCTACGGCAAGCTCTCCGGCATGACCGGTACGGCGATGACCGAGGCCGCCGAGTTCCACCAGATCTACAAGCTGGGCGTCGTGCCGATCCCGACGAACAAGCCGATGGTCCGCAAGGACCAGTCCGACCTGATCTACCGGACCGAGGTCGCCAAGTTCGCGGCCGTCGTCGACGACATCGCCGAGAAGCACGAGAAGGGCCAGCCGATCCTGGTCGGCACCACCTCGGTCGAGAAGTCCGAGTACCTCTCGCAGCAGCTCAACAAGCGAGGCGTCCAGCACGAGGTCCTCAACGCCAAGCAGCACGACCGGGAGGCGACGATCGTCGCCCAGGCCGGCCGCAAGGGCGCGGTCACGGTCGCGACGAACATGGCCGGACGTGGTACGGACATCAAGCTCGGCGGCAACCCCGACGACCTCGCCGAGGCGGAGCTGCGCCAGCGCGGCCTGGACCCGGTCGAGCATGTCGAGGAGTGGGCCGCGGCCCTGCCCGCCGCGCTGGAGCGCGCCGAGGAGGCCGTCAGGGCCGAGCACGACGAGGTGACCGACCTCGGCGGGCTCTATGTCCTGGGCACCGAGCGGCACGAGTCGCGGCGTATCGACAACCAGCTGCGCGGTCGCTCCGGCCGTCAGGGCGACCCGGGCGAGTCCCGCTTCTATCTCTCCCTGGGTGACGACCTGATGCGGCTGTTCAAGGCGCAGATGGTCGAGCGCGTGATGTCGATGGCCAACGTCCCCGACGACGTGCCGATCGAGAACAAGATGGTCACGCGCGCGATCGCGTCGGCCCAGTCCCAGGTCGAGCAGCAGAACTTCGAGACGCGTAAGAACGTCCTGAAGTACGACGAGGTCCTCAACCGGCAGCGCGAGGTCATCTACGCCGAGCGCCGCCGCGTCCTGGAGGGCGAGGACCTGCACGAGCAGGTGCGCCACTTCATGGACGACACCATCGACGCGTACATCCAGGCGGAGACCGTCGAGGGCTTCGCGGAGGAGTGGGACCTGGACCGGCTGTGGGGCGCGTTCAAGCAGCTCTACCCGGTGAAGGCCACCATCGAGGAGCTGGAGGAGGCGGCCGGCGACCGGGCCGGGATCACCGCCGAATTCATCGCCGAGTCCATCAAGGACGACGTCCACGAGCAGTACGACGAGCGCGAGAAGCAGCTCGGCTCGGACATCATGCGTGAACTCGAGCGGCGCGTGGTGCTGTCCGTACTGGACCGCAAGTGGCGCGAGCACCTCTACGAGATGGACTACCTCCAGGAGGGCATCGGCCTGCGCGCCATGGCGCAGAAGGACCCGCTGGTGGAGTACCAGCGCGAGGGCTTCGACATGTTCACCGCCATGATGGAGGGCATCAAGGAGGAGTCCGTCGGCTACCTGTTCAACCTGGAGGTCCAGGTCGAGCAGCAGGTCGAGGAGGTCCCGGTGCAGGACGCGGCGGAGCGGACCTCGCTCGCCAAGGAGGATGCGGTTCCGGCGGGCGCGTCCCGTCCGGAGATCCGCGCGAAGGGGCTCGACGCCCCGCAGCGGCCCGACCGGCTGCACTTCTCCGCTCCCACGGTGGACGGGGAGGGCGGCGTCGTCGAGGGCGACTTCGACAGCGACGGGCAGCCTGCGCGATCGGATTCGGACGGGCTGACGCGGGCGGAGCGGCGTAAGGCGCAGAAGGGCGGCGGGCGCCGCCGCAAGAAGTAG
- a CDS encoding SgcJ/EcaC family oxidoreductase, translating to MGTQQHKSDGRVDSHIEDLFQRFMQAWTDGDAVAFGACFTEDSDYVSYDGTRAVGLAEHQANHDKLFRGVLTGSALVGEIEAIRYVTPDVAIVYGTASVLMPWRSKLPKRRLSRQTIVVVNTDDGWRITAIHNGRVRPVTVPAPDSMPSRMSQAMTRTARRLGLGRATAGP from the coding sequence ATGGGTACCCAGCAGCACAAGAGCGACGGTCGCGTCGACAGTCACATCGAGGACCTCTTCCAGCGCTTCATGCAGGCCTGGACCGACGGCGACGCGGTCGCCTTCGGCGCCTGCTTCACCGAGGACTCGGACTACGTCTCGTACGACGGCACACGAGCCGTGGGGCTCGCCGAGCACCAGGCCAACCACGACAAGCTGTTCCGCGGGGTGCTCACCGGCTCCGCCCTCGTCGGCGAAATCGAGGCGATCCGCTACGTCACGCCCGACGTCGCGATCGTGTACGGCACCGCGTCCGTGCTCATGCCGTGGCGCTCCAAGCTCCCCAAGCGCCGCTTGTCGCGCCAGACGATCGTCGTCGTGAACACCGACGACGGCTGGCGGATCACCGCCATCCACAACGGCCGGGTGCGCCCCGTCACCGTCCCCGCACCCGACTCGATGCCGTCGAGGATGTCGCAGGCGATGACCCGGACCGCGCGCCGCCTCGGCCTGGGCCGCGCCACCGCCGGCCCCTGA
- a CDS encoding MarR family winged helix-turn-helix transcriptional regulator produces the protein MSKEVFIESVAQQLRSLQQSFDAFDEAAAARLGVNRTDLRCLDLVLGKGPLSAGELSTALKLSPAATTTVIDRLERAGLVARTRDAANRRRVLVTATEAAGAAEAEVYLPVGAAAAEALSRYDEEQLATILDFLQVARQVQEIQAARLAAE, from the coding sequence ATGTCGAAAGAAGTGTTTATAGAGAGCGTCGCCCAGCAGCTCCGGTCGCTGCAGCAGAGCTTCGACGCGTTCGACGAGGCCGCCGCCGCGCGGCTCGGGGTGAACCGCACCGACCTTCGCTGTCTCGACCTGGTGCTGGGCAAGGGGCCGCTGTCGGCCGGTGAGCTGAGCACCGCGCTGAAGCTCAGTCCGGCGGCGACGACGACGGTCATCGACCGCCTGGAGCGGGCCGGCCTGGTCGCCCGTACGCGCGACGCGGCCAACCGGCGGCGGGTCCTGGTCACGGCCACGGAGGCCGCGGGCGCGGCCGAGGCGGAGGTCTATCTGCCTGTGGGTGCCGCGGCGGCGGAGGCGTTGAGCCGCTACGACGAGGAGCAGCTCGCCACGATCCTGGACTTCCTGCAGGTGGCGCGGCAGGTGCAGGAAATCCAGGCGGCGCGACTGGCTGCGGAGTGA
- a CDS encoding Rv3235 family protein, with translation MDRTRPAGRRDQRRPAVAAAAAMARARRQHKPHYWFADRLLAVLSGQRPVHWMLGHTIGEAYEQLVRLAPGAPLRPAERVTPVVRHCGEYHPGPGVIEAFARIGSGDRVSAMAFRLEQGADQRWRCAAVELGGERVSTHAAG, from the coding sequence ATGGACAGGACCCGGCCCGCAGGGCGGCGCGACCAGCGCCGTCCCGCCGTGGCGGCGGCAGCGGCGATGGCACGCGCACGGCGGCAGCACAAGCCGCACTACTGGTTTGCCGACCGCCTGCTCGCGGTGCTCAGCGGCCAGCGCCCGGTGCACTGGATGCTCGGACACACGATCGGGGAGGCATACGAACAGCTGGTGCGGCTCGCCCCGGGAGCCCCGCTGCGGCCGGCGGAGCGGGTGACGCCGGTCGTCCGCCACTGCGGCGAGTACCACCCGGGCCCGGGCGTGATCGAGGCCTTCGCCAGAATCGGCTCGGGAGACCGGGTCAGCGCGATGGCCTTCCGCCTCGAACAGGGCGCGGACCAGCGCTGGCGCTGCGCCGCGGTTGAGCTGGGCGGTGAACGCGTGAGCACACACGCGGCCGGCTAA